One segment of Fibrobacter sp. UWB10 DNA contains the following:
- the trpA gene encoding tryptophan synthase subunit alpha, giving the protein MNLMSHLIAGFPDAETSIAIADALVKGGANILEIQLAFSDPSADGPAIQTASTIALDKGYSTKQGLEIVKKIHERHPETPIYIMTYGSLAFTPGVENFVKMCKDVGVSACIIPDLPFDGDEGLTEACKKHGLENIPVAAPSMTKERLEAMASKGFKYIYAALRAGTTGSETTIDQATLDFIDTVGKGGAKVLGGFGIRNGEQSKVLSKHVYAVVAGSVFVNIVLNNEDSAEGRKKAIAEIEAKAKEISGN; this is encoded by the coding sequence ATGAACTTAATGTCTCATCTTATTGCGGGTTTTCCTGACGCAGAAACTTCTATCGCTATCGCCGACGCACTTGTGAAGGGTGGCGCCAACATCCTTGAAATCCAGCTTGCCTTCAGTGATCCGAGTGCCGACGGTCCGGCCATTCAGACGGCATCGACCATTGCTCTCGATAAGGGCTATTCTACCAAGCAGGGCCTCGAAATCGTGAAGAAGATTCACGAACGTCACCCCGAAACGCCCATCTACATTATGACTTACGGCTCGCTCGCCTTTACGCCAGGCGTCGAAAACTTCGTCAAGATGTGCAAGGACGTGGGCGTTTCCGCTTGCATCATTCCGGATTTGCCGTTCGACGGTGACGAAGGTCTGACTGAAGCTTGCAAGAAGCACGGCCTCGAAAACATTCCGGTGGCGGCCCCCAGCATGACCAAGGAACGCCTCGAAGCGATGGCTTCCAAAGGCTTCAAGTACATCTACGCCGCACTCCGCGCAGGTACGACCGGTAGCGAAACGACGATTGACCAGGCAACGCTTGACTTTATCGACACCGTCGGTAAGGGTGGCGCAAAAGTGCTCGGCGGCTTCGGTATCCGTAATGGCGAACAGTCTAAAGTGCTTAGCAAGCACGTGTACGCCGTGGTCGCGGGCTCCGTGTTTGTGAACATTGTGCTGAACAACGAAGACTCTGCTGAAGGACGCAAAAAAGCCATCGCCGAAATCGAGGCGAAGGCTAAGGAAATCTCAGGAAATTAA
- the trpB gene encoding tryptophan synthase subunit beta: MTTSSNNGFFDKFGGKYVAEIIRRPLDDLEAAFNKYIHDPEFLEELRIIQRDYIGRETPLYYAPTATELLGGAQIYIKLEGLANTGAHKINNAIGQCLLAKKMGKTRIIAETGAGQHGLATAAACAKLGLECVVYMGEVDVRRQQPNVATMEMYGAKVVPVTSGARTLKDAVNEAMRDWATNFKNTHYVLGSALGPAPFPDIVRTFQSIIGEEVKRQAAERNIDIAAVVACVGGGSNSIGVFTPFIEDKNVRLIGAEAGGIGPNKGENAARMTGNASREGILQGYKSRFLIDEDGQSLPTRSISAGLDYMGIGPQLAALGESGRVEFTAILDKEALEAVKFFARNEGILFALESAHAGAAAMKIAKELPKDKALVINMSGRGDKDIFITSPVFRPEKWKEFLKAELVRLENNEDIHDAEIMNK; this comes from the coding sequence ATGACTACTTCTTCAAACAACGGTTTCTTTGACAAGTTCGGCGGCAAGTATGTTGCCGAAATCATCCGTCGTCCGCTCGACGACCTCGAAGCGGCCTTCAACAAGTACATCCACGATCCGGAATTCCTCGAAGAGCTCCGCATTATTCAGCGTGATTACATTGGCCGCGAAACGCCGCTGTATTACGCTCCGACCGCAACGGAACTTCTGGGTGGCGCACAGATTTACATCAAGCTTGAAGGCCTTGCCAACACCGGTGCCCACAAGATCAACAACGCCATCGGTCAGTGCCTTTTGGCGAAGAAGATGGGCAAGACCCGCATTATCGCTGAAACGGGTGCCGGTCAGCACGGCCTTGCCACCGCAGCAGCCTGCGCAAAGCTCGGCCTCGAATGCGTTGTCTACATGGGCGAAGTGGACGTTCGTCGCCAGCAGCCGAATGTGGCGACCATGGAAATGTACGGTGCCAAGGTCGTGCCGGTCACGAGCGGTGCCCGCACCCTTAAGGACGCCGTGAACGAAGCCATGCGCGACTGGGCTACGAATTTCAAGAACACCCACTATGTGCTCGGTTCTGCTCTCGGTCCGGCTCCGTTCCCGGATATTGTTCGTACCTTCCAGTCCATTATCGGTGAAGAAGTCAAGCGCCAGGCCGCTGAACGCAACATCGACATCGCTGCCGTGGTCGCTTGCGTGGGTGGCGGTAGCAACTCTATCGGCGTATTCACTCCGTTTATCGAAGACAAGAATGTGCGCTTGATTGGTGCCGAAGCCGGTGGCATCGGCCCGAACAAGGGAGAAAACGCTGCCCGCATGACGGGTAACGCGAGCCGCGAAGGCATTCTGCAGGGTTACAAGAGCCGCTTCCTGATTGATGAAGACGGTCAGTCGCTGCCGACTCGTTCCATCTCGGCGGGCCTTGACTACATGGGAATCGGCCCGCAGCTCGCTGCCCTCGGCGAATCTGGCCGCGTGGAATTCACCGCGATTCTCGACAAGGAAGCCTTGGAAGCGGTGAAGTTCTTTGCCCGCAATGAAGGCATTCTCTTTGCTCTCGAAAGCGCTCATGCTGGCGCCGCCGCCATGAAGATTGCGAAGGAACTTCCGAAGGACAAGGCGCTCGTCATCAATATGAGTGGCCGCGGCGACAAGGACATCTTTATCACGAGTCCGGTGTTCCGCCCCGAAAAGTGGAAGGAATTCCTGAAGGCGGAACTTGTTCGCCTCGAAAACAACGAAGACATCCACGATGCGGAAATTATGAATAAGTAG
- the thrH gene encoding bifunctional phosphoserine phosphatase/homoserine phosphotransferase ThrH: MFTKQCVVTLDLEGVLAPEIWIAVAEKTGIKDLRLTTRDIPDYDVLMKGRIKILEREGIKLSDIQNVIANLGLLDGARDFMDKLRDEAQVIILSDTFQEFAYPIMKNLGFPTIFCHNLEVENDMIKGYHLRLNDQKTKVVKHLQDLNFKVFASGDSFNDTGMLKQADKGCFFCAPDSIVAQFPQLDSTKTYAELLEKFHQFQATL; this comes from the coding sequence ATGTTTACCAAGCAATGTGTCGTTACCCTGGACCTTGAAGGTGTCCTCGCCCCTGAAATCTGGATTGCCGTCGCCGAAAAGACCGGCATCAAGGACCTGCGCCTGACTACGCGCGACATTCCCGACTACGACGTGCTCATGAAGGGCCGCATCAAGATTCTCGAACGCGAAGGCATCAAGCTTTCGGACATCCAGAACGTGATTGCAAACCTCGGCTTGCTCGACGGCGCCCGCGACTTTATGGACAAACTCCGCGACGAAGCCCAGGTGATTATTCTTTCGGACACTTTCCAGGAATTCGCCTACCCCATCATGAAGAACCTCGGTTTCCCGACTATCTTCTGCCACAACCTGGAAGTCGAAAACGACATGATCAAGGGTTACCACCTGCGACTCAACGACCAGAAGACGAAGGTCGTGAAGCACCTGCAGGACCTGAACTTTAAAGTGTTCGCCAGCGGCGATTCCTTCAACGATACGGGCATGCTCAAGCAGGCCGACAAGGGCTGCTTCTTCTGCGCCCCGGACTCCATCGTCGCCCAGTTCCCGCAGCTGGATTCCACCAAGACCTACGCCGAACTCCTGGAAAAATTCCACCAGTTCCAGGCCACTTTATAA
- a CDS encoding prepilin-type N-terminal cleavage/methylation domain-containing protein: protein MKKILIKNCREKGGFTLMELLVYMALVGVIVVIAGQVFSDSTKFRVRSEGMIKSNAIASDVSFFMLDDIGQTGAKSAKDAAAESFSTKDSLYMDPTVGTKDSSSFRISRSCNTCNTDTLTVRRVRYDDDGHFKAVEQVQWFTVGKKLFRSCRIVPNTSSTASTDCPDESTDYEPVEVADHIDTFKVIPAKPRVLSTETKSAAALSYLLPSTDASVKEFRLVPRYGEGNFELLSANPPAGGTSVTLSGFVANYDFDINEPITTGQKANQVFVGASDGTTGTWKTLCKKVTLEPQVEYEISFVAPYVESNSRMFCPGRDYAAVGFRTQDGAMIAGLDDFNFFMPASSNESAERTFRFTVKTQAANVCMAFTFASYSPIAATGQLTLRNVALKKVEFSNFDFSDENYYPDDPNHTEFKKDKKNIKALLLKVVAKRNGEGSAIRQVIPIPSNGPRD from the coding sequence ATGAAAAAGATATTGATTAAAAACTGCAGGGAAAAGGGTGGTTTTACCCTTATGGAACTACTGGTGTATATGGCACTGGTAGGTGTGATTGTAGTTATTGCGGGCCAGGTATTTAGTGATAGTACCAAGTTTAGGGTCCGGTCCGAAGGCATGATCAAGTCCAATGCGATAGCAAGCGATGTGTCGTTCTTTATGTTAGACGACATTGGTCAGACTGGTGCTAAGAGTGCTAAGGACGCTGCTGCTGAATCTTTTTCTACGAAGGATTCTCTTTACATGGATCCTACGGTTGGAACAAAAGATTCTTCTTCGTTCAGAATATCTAGGTCTTGTAATACCTGTAATACAGACACCTTAACGGTACGCCGTGTGCGTTATGACGACGATGGTCACTTCAAGGCGGTAGAACAGGTTCAATGGTTTACCGTAGGTAAAAAACTTTTCCGTAGCTGTCGAATCGTTCCTAATACGTCATCGACAGCGTCGACGGATTGCCCCGATGAATCTACCGACTACGAGCCGGTCGAGGTTGCTGACCATATTGACACCTTTAAGGTGATTCCTGCAAAGCCGAGAGTCCTGTCTACGGAAACCAAGAGTGCTGCTGCTCTTTCTTATTTGTTGCCAAGCACTGATGCTTCCGTGAAGGAATTCAGGTTGGTCCCGCGTTATGGCGAAGGTAATTTCGAGTTGTTGTCGGCTAACCCGCCTGCAGGGGGCACTTCTGTAACGCTGTCTGGCTTTGTTGCAAATTATGATTTTGATATCAATGAACCGATTACGACCGGTCAAAAGGCGAATCAGGTGTTTGTGGGGGCAAGCGATGGTACCACGGGCACTTGGAAAACCCTTTGTAAAAAGGTTACTCTGGAACCTCAGGTGGAATACGAAATTTCATTCGTGGCGCCCTATGTGGAATCGAACAGCAGAATGTTCTGTCCTGGTCGCGACTATGCTGCTGTAGGGTTTAGAACCCAGGATGGAGCCATGATAGCCGGTCTAGATGACTTTAATTTCTTTATGCCGGCGTCGTCGAACGAATCTGCTGAACGTACGTTCCGTTTTACCGTAAAAACCCAGGCGGCAAACGTTTGCATGGCCTTCACCTTTGCGAGCTATTCTCCCATTGCGGCAACAGGGCAGTTGACACTCCGTAACGTTGCTCTGAAAAAGGTAGAATTCTCCAACTTTGATTTTTCCGATGAAAACTACTATCCTGATGATCCTAATCATACAGAGTTCAAGAAGGACAAAAAGAATATCAAGGCTTTGCTTCTTAAGGTGGTGGCAAAGCGTAATGGCGAAGGTTCTGCGATTCGACAAGTTATTCCAATCCCAAGCAATGGTCCTAGAGACTAA
- a CDS encoding bifunctional indole-3-glycerol phosphate synthase/phosphoribosylanthranilate isomerase, whose product MSEDILAKIVRMRREDISRLGLNFGIEIPEKRRGGHTEFLGNAGAILEVKRASPSKGDIAPDLDPVALATTYAEAHAQAVSVLTEGNFFKGSLRDLIAVADLMERRRKQGLHACAVLRKDFLLFEDEIDIAYRCGADAVLLIARILEDNQLVKMAKRAQSFDMQAFVEVREVDDLRKLKVVTEALGESAAKTIVAGVNSRDLATFHTDPLVPASVRSKLPAKAVFESGILCPADATYARNLGFTGILVGEAVAKNPPLAKEVVGAFESGSENARGKFWKKFAERKAAKKAGPLVKICGITRDEDGKLAAELGADMLGFVFSTTKRLTTEEFVRSFAEKIRECHPERSANGVEGSPLLVGVITDPESVEGKTAIKLAKEGVLDAVQLHGVEPKNADFAYYCAARVGEESDFDKVTALRKNGEPRILLDAKVEGIPGGTGKTIPENLLREKAGDIPLWLAGGITPENVGAIVQKFHLELVDVSSGVEDAPGIKNSEKLKALFAALS is encoded by the coding sequence ATGAGCGAAGACATTTTAGCCAAAATCGTACGTATGCGCCGCGAAGATATTTCGCGGTTGGGTTTGAATTTCGGAATTGAAATTCCCGAAAAACGCCGTGGCGGTCATACCGAATTTCTTGGGAACGCCGGTGCGATTCTTGAAGTCAAGCGAGCATCGCCTTCGAAGGGCGACATTGCGCCGGATTTGGATCCGGTGGCGCTGGCGACGACTTATGCCGAGGCCCATGCGCAGGCGGTTTCGGTGCTTACCGAAGGTAATTTCTTTAAAGGCTCGCTGCGCGATTTGATTGCGGTTGCCGACTTGATGGAACGCCGTCGCAAGCAGGGCTTGCATGCCTGCGCCGTACTTCGCAAAGATTTTCTCTTGTTTGAAGATGAAATCGATATCGCTTACCGTTGCGGTGCCGATGCGGTGCTCTTGATTGCTCGTATTTTAGAAGACAATCAGCTTGTGAAGATGGCGAAGCGTGCACAGTCTTTTGACATGCAGGCCTTTGTCGAAGTACGCGAAGTCGATGACTTGCGCAAGCTGAAAGTCGTGACCGAAGCCCTTGGCGAATCTGCTGCCAAGACCATTGTCGCGGGCGTGAATTCTCGCGATTTGGCGACCTTCCATACGGACCCGCTGGTGCCGGCGTCGGTGCGTAGCAAACTTCCGGCCAAGGCTGTTTTTGAATCTGGAATTTTATGCCCGGCCGATGCGACTTATGCCCGCAACCTTGGCTTCACGGGAATCCTGGTGGGCGAGGCCGTTGCCAAGAATCCGCCGCTTGCTAAAGAAGTGGTAGGCGCATTTGAATCGGGCTCAGAAAATGCCCGCGGCAAGTTCTGGAAAAAGTTTGCAGAACGCAAGGCTGCCAAAAAGGCGGGCCCGCTCGTTAAAATTTGTGGCATTACTCGCGACGAAGATGGTAAGCTGGCTGCTGAACTCGGCGCCGACATGCTCGGCTTTGTATTCAGCACCACCAAGCGCTTGACTACCGAAGAATTCGTGCGCAGTTTTGCCGAAAAGATTCGCGAGTGTCATCCTGAGCGCAGTGCAAACGGAGTCGAAGGATCTCCGCTCCTTGTTGGCGTCATCACCGATCCCGAATCCGTTGAAGGCAAAACCGCTATCAAGCTTGCCAAAGAAGGCGTGCTCGATGCAGTCCAGCTTCACGGCGTTGAACCGAAAAATGCTGACTTTGCATACTATTGTGCCGCCCGCGTTGGCGAAGAATCCGATTTCGATAAGGTGACCGCTCTCCGCAAGAATGGTGAACCACGCATTCTCTTAGATGCCAAAGTCGAAGGAATCCCTGGCGGCACGGGCAAGACCATTCCCGAAAACCTGCTCCGCGAAAAAGCGGGGGATATCCCTCTCTGGCTTGCTGGCGGCATCACGCCTGAAAATGTGGGCGCGATTGTCCAAAAGTTCCACCTGGAACTCGTCGATGTTTCCAGCGGTGTCGAAGATGCCCCCGGAATCAAAAACAGTGAAAAACTGAAGGCGTTGTTTGCGGCTCTTTCGTAA
- a CDS encoding cytosine permease, protein MEKRTNLLTNGVIWFGVAISVSEIEAGIEIGAASSYDSVWLPLILGHILGGILLFFVGLIGARVRLNAMETTASVYGSYGSKFFASLNLFQLIAWIAVLNAQGASVLAGLNLPISFPLTCVILAVLIAIWVFVGLRRFAKVTTAVMAVLTVLLIVLTAKLFGVGTSSAPAAEHALSFWNIFEISMALPLSWLPVISDYTKDVEKPTRATAVSAIAYSVASFWMYFIGLQIAAAGVGNDIARAILLAGLGIPGIIIVVLSTVTTNFLAANSAGESAKAIVHKLNPKITGVVVSGISAVLAISGIMDHYIGFLYLIASVFAPMAAVLLVSFFLAKNHQVGHKYWILNIFAWLVGFAVYQVTSHLDSVILGPTLLSILASAIISYLFSKALTLKPKGNS, encoded by the coding sequence GTGGAAAAACGCACGAATCTATTAACGAATGGAGTCATCTGGTTTGGGGTGGCTATCTCGGTTTCCGAAATCGAAGCCGGTATTGAAATTGGGGCTGCCTCCTCTTACGATTCTGTTTGGCTCCCGCTGATTTTGGGTCATATTCTGGGCGGCATTTTGCTGTTCTTCGTGGGCCTTATCGGTGCACGCGTTCGCCTGAATGCCATGGAAACGACCGCGTCTGTCTACGGCTCTTACGGTTCTAAGTTCTTTGCCTCGCTGAACTTGTTCCAGTTGATTGCTTGGATTGCCGTGCTGAATGCGCAGGGAGCCTCGGTCTTGGCGGGCCTCAATCTCCCGATTTCGTTCCCGCTGACTTGCGTGATTCTTGCGGTGCTGATTGCAATTTGGGTCTTTGTCGGACTCCGCCGTTTTGCGAAAGTCACGACGGCTGTGATGGCGGTTTTGACGGTGCTCTTGATTGTGCTTACGGCCAAGTTGTTCGGTGTCGGAACTTCGAGTGCGCCTGCCGCAGAACATGCGCTTAGCTTCTGGAATATCTTTGAAATTTCGATGGCGCTTCCGCTTTCTTGGTTGCCGGTGATTTCGGACTACACCAAGGATGTTGAAAAGCCGACGCGTGCCACGGCGGTCTCTGCAATTGCCTACTCGGTGGCAAGTTTCTGGATGTACTTTATCGGGCTTCAGATTGCCGCTGCCGGAGTCGGTAACGATATTGCCCGAGCCATTCTGCTGGCGGGCCTTGGAATCCCGGGAATCATTATCGTGGTGCTTTCGACCGTGACCACCAATTTCTTGGCTGCAAACTCTGCTGGCGAATCGGCCAAGGCCATTGTCCATAAGTTGAATCCGAAAATCACGGGTGTCGTGGTCAGCGGTATCAGCGCAGTCCTTGCCATTTCGGGCATCATGGATCATTACATTGGTTTCCTTTACCTGATTGCCTCGGTGTTTGCCCCGATGGCTGCCGTACTCCTGGTTTCGTTCTTCTTGGCGAAAAATCACCAGGTGGGCCATAAGTACTGGATTTTGAACATATTCGCATGGTTGGTGGGCTTTGCCGTTTACCAAGTCACGTCGCACCTGGATTCTGTAATTCTTGGCCCCACGCTTCTTTCTATCCTGGCGTCGGCCATAATTTCCTATCTTTTCTCTAAGGCCTTGACTTTGAAGCCTAAGGGAAATTCATGA
- a CDS encoding LysR family transcriptional regulator, whose translation MTLQQLRYAIGIAETGSFNKAAEKLYISQPSLTAAIKDLEDELNILIFNRTSRGVKLTSEGEEFVAYARELYHHYESVLDKYGKIGKRKKKFGVSTQHYSFAVKSFVETVKLFDTDKYEFAIRETRTKEVIEDVASFKSDIGILYLSDFNRKIIMNLLNARDLAFHKLIDCKAYVYLWKGHPLANNKFITLDELAEYPCLSFEQGDNSSFYFAEEILSTNEYKRTIKANDRATMLNLMIGLNGYTLCSGIICEELNGSDYLAVPFKDKSEESRRVMEIGYIAKRNMLLGLVGERYVEELQRYLATCSS comes from the coding sequence ATGACTCTACAACAATTACGTTATGCCATCGGCATTGCAGAAACCGGTTCCTTTAACAAGGCCGCCGAAAAACTTTATATTTCGCAGCCGTCGCTGACCGCCGCCATTAAGGATCTTGAAGATGAGCTGAATATCCTCATTTTCAACCGTACTAGCCGCGGTGTCAAACTCACCAGCGAAGGCGAAGAATTCGTTGCGTACGCTCGCGAACTTTACCATCATTACGAATCGGTGCTCGACAAGTACGGCAAAATCGGCAAGCGCAAAAAGAAGTTTGGCGTCTCGACGCAGCATTATTCCTTTGCGGTCAAGAGCTTTGTGGAAACCGTCAAGCTCTTCGATACCGACAAGTACGAATTCGCTATTCGCGAAACCCGCACCAAAGAAGTCATCGAAGATGTGGCCTCTTTCAAGAGCGACATCGGTATTCTTTACCTGAGCGATTTCAACCGCAAGATTATCATGAACTTGCTGAATGCCCGCGACCTCGCTTTCCATAAGCTCATCGACTGTAAGGCTTATGTGTACCTGTGGAAGGGCCACCCGCTTGCCAACAACAAGTTCATTACGCTCGATGAACTGGCTGAATACCCGTGCCTTTCTTTTGAACAGGGTGACAACAGCTCGTTCTATTTTGCCGAAGAAATCTTGAGTACGAACGAATACAAGCGTACCATTAAGGCGAACGACCGTGCCACCATGCTGAACTTGATGATTGGCCTGAACGGTTACACGCTTTGCTCCGGCATTATCTGCGAAGAATTGAACGGCTCCGATTACTTGGCCGTGCCCTTCAAGGACAAGAGCGAAGAATCCCGCCGCGTCATGGAAATCGGCTACATCGCAAAGCGCAACATGCTGCTTGGCCTGGTGGGCGAGCGCTATGTCGAAGAATTGCAGCGCTACTTGGCAACCTGCTCGTCGTAA
- a CDS encoding type II secretion system protein yields the protein MRFWTEKSISPEVRRRKAGFGIMEILISAAVLGFMIVALNLLQTSNRDSIIRIRTRDGAVAISQEVLDSLSAVGVASLQMPASGNKIVLHKIREWEGKPGVYAHKMTVDYTVRIGISNDADYKEQNSSLYKTTEHVYAKKVDIEVEWTYKGTPHSISMSTVLR from the coding sequence ATGCGTTTTTGGACCGAAAAGAGCATTTCTCCTGAAGTGCGTCGTCGCAAAGCCGGTTTCGGAATCATGGAAATCCTGATTTCTGCGGCTGTTTTGGGCTTTATGATCGTTGCCTTGAATTTGCTGCAGACCAGCAATAGGGATTCTATTATCCGCATTCGCACCCGTGATGGCGCTGTGGCGATTTCCCAGGAGGTCCTGGATTCCTTGTCTGCTGTGGGGGTGGCCTCTCTGCAGATGCCCGCTAGCGGGAACAAGATAGTTCTCCATAAAATCCGTGAATGGGAAGGTAAACCTGGCGTTTATGCCCATAAAATGACGGTTGACTATACGGTCAGGATAGGGATTTCTAATGATGCTGATTATAAAGAGCAAAATTCATCTCTTTATAAGACTACAGAGCATGTTTATGCCAAAAAAGTGGATATAGAAGTGGAATGGACCTATAAGGGCACTCCGCATTCAATCAGTATGTCCACTGTTTTGAGGTAA
- a CDS encoding Hsp33 family molecular chaperone HslO, which produces MNFKDRIIRATGKKTPFRLIVVDLTATMNEIGKKHNAQGFALKLLAENSIASIFLSASLKFPGTVSFTTRFSGEITLVQSDSTPQGLVRAMIPQPELQAVGGNEPALIPQSVRVVKLNEQGKRVHESIIEAPAVSMGQNLATYLLQSEQIRSAVGIEAAFNKEDPSKLDYAAGFYIEAFPDLEDKDINLIEVIVQNLPKFCDMNTPEGFDLDELLDQLRGPYEIDIVKEIDPKAYCPCSRERTVATLATLPLKDLQDLEKEGKDLEVICDFCRTPYQITIADLRSIINERKK; this is translated from the coding sequence ATGAATTTCAAGGACCGCATTATCCGCGCTACGGGCAAAAAAACGCCCTTCCGCCTGATTGTCGTCGACTTGACCGCGACGATGAACGAAATCGGCAAAAAACACAACGCCCAGGGGTTCGCCCTGAAGCTTTTGGCCGAAAACTCCATCGCAAGCATTTTCTTGAGTGCTTCGCTCAAGTTCCCGGGCACCGTGAGCTTTACCACCCGCTTTTCGGGCGAAATCACGCTGGTGCAGTCGGACTCCACGCCGCAGGGCCTGGTGCGCGCCATGATTCCGCAGCCGGAACTCCAGGCTGTTGGCGGTAACGAGCCCGCCCTGATTCCTCAGAGTGTCCGCGTCGTCAAGCTGAACGAACAGGGCAAGCGCGTCCACGAAAGCATTATCGAGGCTCCCGCCGTATCGATGGGTCAGAACCTCGCCACCTACCTTTTGCAGTCCGAACAGATCCGCTCGGCCGTAGGCATCGAAGCCGCCTTCAATAAAGAAGACCCGAGCAAACTCGACTACGCCGCCGGTTTCTACATCGAAGCCTTCCCCGACCTCGAAGACAAGGACATCAACCTGATCGAAGTCATCGTGCAGAACTTGCCGAAGTTCTGCGACATGAACACGCCCGAAGGCTTTGACCTGGACGAGCTCCTGGACCAGCTGCGCGGCCCCTACGAAATCGATATCGTGAAAGAAATCGACCCGAAGGCCTACTGTCCCTGCAGTCGCGAACGCACCGTGGCAACGCTTGCCACACTCCCGCTCAAGGACTTGCAGGACCTCGAAAAAGAAGGCAAGGACCTCGAAGTGATTTGCGACTTCTGCCGCACCCCGTACCAGATTACGATTGCGGATTTGCGCTCCATCATCAACGAACGAAAGAAATAG